The stretch of DNA GCCTTTCCATGTCGATCCCGAATATCCGTCTCCTCATCTCTCCGTGGTCGTGCCTCTCTTTTCCGGAAAAGACCGTCGGACGGCCGTTGGAGCCCTCGTCCTGGTCTGTGAAGCCGCCCAGTTTCTCTACCCCCTCATCCAATCCTGGCCCACGCCCAGCGACACGGCGGAAACCCTCCTGGTTCAAAAAGACGGCGACGACGTGCTCTTTCTGAATGAATTGCGCCATCAGAAAGATACGGCGCTTAAGCTCCGGATTCCCGTCAGCCGGGCCGATCTTCCTGCCGCCATGGCGGCTGGAGGTAGAGAGGGAATCGTGGAAGGCAAGGACTATCGTGGGGTGGAGGTTGTGGCGGCCATCCTGCGTGTACCGGATTCTCCCTGGTTCATGGTGGCCAAGGTGGATTCGACCGAAGCTTTTGCCGAATGGCGATTTCGCTCGATCATGATCCTGGTATTTATGCTGAGTGTCATAGGCCTTGTTGTTGCGTTCGGGCTCGTTATTCGGCAACGTAATCTCAAGGCCCACTACCGCGAACTCTACCGCTCCGAGACGGCCCTGAGCCAGGCCATGGAACGGCACAGCATCACCTTGCAGGCCATCGGAGACGCCGTGATGGCCACGGATTCGAAAGGCCGGGTGGACCTTATGAACCCGGTGGCCGAAACCCTCACCGGATGGAAGCAGGAAGAGGCTCGAGACAGAAGCATAAACGAAGTCTTCCGGATTATCAATGAAGGGACGCGGAGCATCGTAGAGGATCCGGTAGCGCGGGTGCTCAGAGAGGGAATCGTGGTGGGCCTCGCCAACCACACCCTGCTCATTGCCAGAGACGGGCGTGAGATCCCGATTGCCGACAGCGGGGCCCCTATCCGCGACAATAACAACGAAATCATCGGCGTTGTCCTGGTGTTCAGGGACCAAACCGCGGAACGGACACACCAAAAAGAGATCATTGAAAGTGAAAGAAAATACCGCCTGTTGTCCGACAACACCTTGGACGTGATCTGGACCATGAACCTCGATCTCGAGTTCACCTATGTCAATCCGGCCATATTCAGCCTTATGGGCTTTACCCAGGAGGAGTGGATCGGAAGCCGGCTCCCGGAACATTGTGACGAGGAAAACTTCGCAAGAATGACCTGGATCATTGCGAATGAAACAGCCAACGGGGCGCGGAGTACCGGCGTCATTTTCGAAGCCGTGATGTTCAGGAAGAATGGCCAACCGTTGCCGGTGGAAATCCACGGCAAAGTTATTTATGACGATGGAGGACAGCCCGTCGGTCTTCAGGGTGTCACGCGAGATATCTCCGAACGTAAACAGGCCGAAGAGGCCCTGCAATATCAGGATCGTCTGTTGCGGGAGATGGGCGGCATCGCAAAGATCGGCGGATGGGAGTTCCATCCCGCCACGGGCAAAGGAACGTGGACGGAGGAAGTGGCCCGGATTCATGACCTCGACCCGAGCGATGAAACCAGCCTGAAACGCAGTCTGAACTTTTATCTGGAAGAGTCTCGCGCAAAAATCGAGAAGGCCGTGCAAGACGCCATTGAACTCGGTAAGCCTTATGACCTGGAATTGGAACTGATCACCGCCAAAGGCGCTCGCAAATGGGTACGAACCATTGGTCAGCCGAAAACGGAAAACGGGAAGGTTGTCCAGGTGAGGGGTTCTTTCCAGGATATTACCGAGCACAAACTCGCCGAACTCCGCATCGAGCACCTGAACCGGGTGTTGCGCTCGATCCGCGACATGAATCAGTTGATCGTGCGTGAACGGGACCCGGGGACACTGATCCTCGATGGGTGCAGACTACTGGTTCACAATCGCGGATATGCTTCGGCCCTGGTCATTCTCACCGACGAAGACGATCGGCCCTCCTCCTGGGCCGGCGCGGGCATGGACGATATCTCCGAGTCGCTGAACGCCTTTCTGGCGAGTGGCGGGCTGCCGTCCTGTTGCGATCCGGGCCGGACCGATCGGGAGGCTGTGTTGATCGAAGACAAAGCGGATGTTTGCGATAAATGCCCGATCGCACAAAATTGCACCAAGATGCACACCATGTGCGTACGACTGATCCATGGAGATGTGGCTTACGGCTATCTTATTGCCGCGCTGAGTCATGACCTGACTATTGATGATGACGAACGGGGCCTCTTCACCGAATTGGGTGGAGACCTGGCCTACGCTCTCAGCTTCCTCCGGATGGATAAGGCCCGAAAAGAGTCCGAGCGTAAACGGGAATCACTGGGAAAACAGCTGCTCCAAGCGCAGAAGATGGAATCCATAGGCCGATTGGCCGGAGGAGTGGCGCACGACTACAACAACATGCTCAGCGTCATTCTCGGTTATTCGGAGCTGGCGCTGGATAAGGCGGCCCCGGGTAGTCCCTTGCGGAACGACCTCAGGGAGATCATAAAGGCCACAAACCGGTCCATGGACATCACCCGGCAGTTGCTGGCCTTTGCCCGCCGGCAGACCATAGCACCCAAGGTGCTCGACCTGAACGATACTCTGGAAAGCATGCTCAAAATGCTCCGGAGGCTCATCGGCGAGGAGATCGATCTTGCCTGGCTGCCCGATGCGGATCTTTGGCCGGTAAAGATCGATCCCACGCAGGTCGATCAGATCCTGGCGAATCTCTGCGTCAACGCCCGCGACGCCATAGGCGGCGTAGGGAAGGTCACCATAGAGACGGAGAATGTGAGCTTCGACGAGGCGTATTGCGCCGATCACGCCGGATTTGTCCCAGGTAACTATGTATTGATCGGCGTGAGCGATGACGGCTGCGGCATGGACCCGGAAACCCTGGACAAGGTCTTCGAACCTTTCTTTACGACCAAGAGCACGGGTCTTGGCACCGGCCTGGGTTTGGCCACGGTATACGGTATCGTCAGACAGAACAACGGCTTTATCAACATCTACAGCGAACCGGAAAAAGGCACTACGGTCAAAATCTATCTTCCCCGACATACGGGCGCAGCAGTCCAGGCGCTGAGCGAAAGCGTTACAGAAATCCCATCGAGCCGCGGAGAGACGGTATTGCTGGTCGAGGACGAGGTTTCTATTTTGGAGATCGGCAAAAGGATGCTAGAGGGACTTGGTTATGCCGTATTGACCGCGGGCGCCCCCGGAGAAGCCATGCACCTGGCCGAGGAACATGCGGGCGAAATCAACCTGCTGATAACGGATGTGGTAATGCCTGAATTGAACGGACGCGAATTGGCCAATGAACTGAGATCCTTCTACCCTGATCTCAAAATCCTGTTCATGTCCGGCTACACGGCCAACGTCATCGCCCATCGGGGAGTATTGGAAGAAGGCGTTTGTTTCATGCCCAAGCCTTTTTCAAGAAAGGATCTGGCGCTTAAGGTCAGAGAGGCGCTGGATACCGCCAAGACCTGATCGGCGACTCTACACGCTCGCCCCCGGTGGAGCCGGCGGGAGGAAAGGCGCCGGCCTCCGACTCCCGCCATTTTGAACGGGCTATGGTCTGGTACCCGCCTTTTCGGTTGTGCCGCTCACTTTCTCCTTGATCTCCTTCTGAAGCTCTTTCAGGACCATGTGCATCTCCTGCAGCGTCATCGCCGGTTTGTTGCTTTCCACTGCGTCTTTGGCGCCTCACCGGCCAACAGTTCCATAATCACGATCATCGCCATCACAAATTCCGCGCTCGTTCCTTGTTTCCGGGAAGAAGACAGGGAGGTATAACCTCCCTGTCTTCTTTCGAATCGCGTTGCCCCGCGCCGACCCGACGGCGGACTGACTTCGCCGCAGCGGTCAAACCGGGCAATCGCCTTTGTTCATTCAGGCTTCGTCCTAGGCCCTATGAATCCTGCGTCTGCCCATTCCAATCAGCCCAACCAGTCCGGAGCCCAGCAGCCAGATCGCGCCCGGAATCGGAACGGGGGCGCCCACATCGGGGGTGCCCACATCGGCCCCGTTCGCACCGGCGAACTGATAAAAGGTAAATTGATCGTCGGTGAACCCGTCAAACTGGTCGCCGATCTGTGAAAGCACTGAAAAATCAGCCAGTCCGTCAAAGAACTGAACCGGTGCGACAATGTCGAACGTAAGGGACGCCAGCAGGTAAGCGCCGGCGGCGGCAAACGTCACGTCCGTGGCCGGGTTGAAAGAAAAGAAGATGTGATTGAGCGAACCCGCGGGAGGACCCGCTGTTACGTCTCCCGCCACCACATTCGACGCCGTCCATCCGCCAAGTTCGGTGGTATCGTACACCATGCCGATATCCCAGGAAATAAATGTGAAACTCTCAGCGCCTTCGACATTGAAAAACACGTCAAAGGTGATCGAGGTTGCGCCCGCCGCCACGGCATCGAACGAGCCGGTGGGCGAAACCGATAAGAAGGCCGCGTCGGCCCTGGGGAGAAAAACCGACATACTCAAGAAGAAAAGGACCGCTAGAATTCGTACCACTTTCATTGTATTTTCCTCCAGTTGTTGGGTCTTGCCCCTTACCCGGCCCGTCCCACCTTGTGAGCGACGGGCCGGGTAAGGATGAATCATTTACGAACAAACGTCCGCGTGTTTCGTGTAATTTATGGACATGTCGTACCGTAATACTGCCTGAAGAGGACTAAATCCGCCTGGTTGACCAAGCCGTCTCCATTGATGTCGCCGGTCGGGCCGGTTGTGCCGTAGTTCTGCCTGAAGATGGCAAAGTCCACCTGGTTGATCCTGCCGTCGTTGTTGAAGTCGGCGAGCAGCGCGCACACCGGGATGACCCCGGAGAACGACTCCATCGTCAACACCGGGAAAGCATAACTGCCGGGAGCAATCTCGTTGAAGTTCGGATTGCTGTAATCCCAGGTGTCCCCAACCTGGTTTTGGGCTACCACCCTGTAGTTGTAAGGAACCGCATTCATCAAGCCGGCGTCCGCGAACATGGTCGTATCCTCGGGAACCGTTCCGACATCAACCCATGTGGCGCCTCCGTCGTCACTTCTCTGGACGATAAAGGACGTTTCGTTGGAAGAGTTATCCACCCAGCTCAAAGCCGCCGAGCTACCCTGGATTGCAGCGCCCAAACCTGAAGGAGCATTCACCGGCAGGGCCACGGCTTGCGGCCGCATCATATCCATCTCTTCATGGCTCAGGATATGACAGTGCCAGACATATTCCCAACCGAAATTCACTACATGGTTGATAATGTCGATCGGCTCGCCGTCCGGAGCGAAACCAAGGATCGGCAACCCGGCTGTTTCAGCCGCGGTGCTGTTCACCAGGTACGCGCCTATCGGCATCATCGGACTCATCGGGCGAACGCTGTTGGGAAGATCGAACGGTACGACCGGCATTATTGGTCTTACGGCCACAATCGTATCTTCCAATGGACTGACCCTGACCGTGTCTTTCCAACCCACCTCGTTCGGATCCGGTAGTCTGACACCGTTATCCCAACCGACCCTGTTGATCAGCTGCACATCATACAAGTGCCAGTGCATCGGGTGCGTGTCCACTCCATTGTGGGTGATCTTCCAGATCTGAGTACCGTCATCGGCGGAAGCGATCGGTTGGACTTGAAGTTCGCCGGCTCCATCCACCGGAAACTTGAGGCCTGCTAGGACTTCAGTCGGCGGAGCCGAGTACGGATACAGAATCATATTCTGCAGTCCGGCCTGGGCATTGGGGACCTCGAGACCCAAGTTCCCCTGCATTCTACCGTACTCTTTTTCAAAGGCTTCACCCATTTCATCCTGAATCATTTTGTTCTGGAAACCGATGGAAAGAGGGGTTCCAAGCAGA from Deltaproteobacteria bacterium encodes:
- a CDS encoding PAS domain S-box protein, whose translation is PFHVDPEYPSPHLSVVVPLFSGKDRRTAVGALVLVCEAAQFLYPLIQSWPTPSDTAETLLVQKDGDDVLFLNELRHQKDTALKLRIPVSRADLPAAMAAGGREGIVEGKDYRGVEVVAAILRVPDSPWFMVAKVDSTEAFAEWRFRSIMILVFMLSVIGLVVAFGLVIRQRNLKAHYRELYRSETALSQAMERHSITLQAIGDAVMATDSKGRVDLMNPVAETLTGWKQEEARDRSINEVFRIINEGTRSIVEDPVARVLREGIVVGLANHTLLIARDGREIPIADSGAPIRDNNNEIIGVVLVFRDQTAERTHQKEIIESERKYRLLSDNTLDVIWTMNLDLEFTYVNPAIFSLMGFTQEEWIGSRLPEHCDEENFARMTWIIANETANGARSTGVIFEAVMFRKNGQPLPVEIHGKVIYDDGGQPVGLQGVTRDISERKQAEEALQYQDRLLREMGGIAKIGGWEFHPATGKGTWTEEVARIHDLDPSDETSLKRSLNFYLEESRAKIEKAVQDAIELGKPYDLELELITAKGARKWVRTIGQPKTENGKVVQVRGSFQDITEHKLAELRIEHLNRVLRSIRDMNQLIVRERDPGTLILDGCRLLVHNRGYASALVILTDEDDRPSSWAGAGMDDISESLNAFLASGGLPSCCDPGRTDREAVLIEDKADVCDKCPIAQNCTKMHTMCVRLIHGDVAYGYLIAALSHDLTIDDDERGLFTELGGDLAYALSFLRMDKARKESERKRESLGKQLLQAQKMESIGRLAGGVAHDYNNMLSVILGYSELALDKAAPGSPLRNDLREIIKATNRSMDITRQLLAFARRQTIAPKVLDLNDTLESMLKMLRRLIGEEIDLAWLPDADLWPVKIDPTQVDQILANLCVNARDAIGGVGKVTIETENVSFDEAYCADHAGFVPGNYVLIGVSDDGCGMDPETLDKVFEPFFTTKSTGLGTGLGLATVYGIVRQNNGFINIYSEPEKGTTVKIYLPRHTGAAVQALSESVTEIPSSRGETVLLVEDEVSILEIGKRMLEGLGYAVLTAGAPGEAMHLAEEHAGEINLLITDVVMPELNGRELANELRSFYPDLKILFMSGYTANVIAHRGVLEEGVCFMPKPFSRKDLALKVREALDTAKT